In Chitinophaga oryzae, the sequence ACAGTTCACAACCTTCTTAACTCAAAATAACTGCGGATATCCGGAAGTCCGGTTTCCTTTGCCATATAGTCTCCGCCGAATTCCCTCCCTTATACAGCCTGTTCAGCGCGGTCCTTTGATCTTCGGAGACCGCCGGTCCCGCTTCAGGACAGTCTTTTAACCATGCCGGCCGCTGCACAAAAGCGTTATTTCGATATAGTATAAGCAACCTTTTTCTGCCCGTTTTCCTGTTTTTTAACATAGGTCAAAAATCATCTTCTTCCGCTGACTGAATTTTGCATCATGATTTAAAGCAATGAACATGGATATGCACCATCACCCACCACTCTAAACTCTCCCGGCCAATACAACGCAGCCACCAATGAACAGGTTTCCAACCTGACTGGCGGAGCCTTGCGCGTCAACGATTAAAACAACCTTCAAACAATAACATTTCATGATACTGACAAAATTGATTCACAAAGCATGGCTGCTATACATGGCAGCAGGTATGGGCGTGGTTTCAGTGCATGCACAGCCCCGCATACTTACTGTGGACCAGGCTATCTCTATGGCGCTGTCCAACAGCCATGTATTAAAACTGGACCAGGCGAAAGTTGACCTTGCCATCAGTAAATACAACCAGGCGAAAGACATGTCACTGCCGGCCGGTAGCGCAAGCGCCACCTTCTCCCACGCGGAGATTCCCGCTCACCGCATCAACCTGGGCTCCCTGGACTGGACGCTGCCCGAAAGGGCTGATTCCTACGTTGGCAGCGCATCCCTGACGGAAACCATTTTCGATGGCTTCAAACTGAAGTATGCCCGGCAGTCTACCCGGCTGTTGGCAGAAATCGCGAAGACGGATGTCTCCCTCCATAAAGAGGAGGTGATATATACCGCCGTTCAGATGTACTTTAACCTCTACAAAATCGTACGAAGCCGGCAAATCGTTCAGCAGAACATCATCGCCATTGACAGCCTGATTTGCCAGGCAGAACAATTCTACCGGCATGGGGTCGTTACAAAGAATGACGTACTCCGGTTCAAACTGCAAAAATCAGCTGCCGCCATCATGGCTTCTGACCTGGAAGCCAACCGCAGCGTAGCTTGTTACAATATGGCCGTCTTACTGGGATTACCGGAAGACAGCGACTTTCAACCCGCATTGACCGTCCCGGAAAAAGACGCTGCCGCCTCCCTGCATCAATATCTTGATATCGCATTATCGGAAAGAAAAGAGCTGCAACAAAACAGCTTGCAATCCCAGGCAGATCAGCTGTCTTATAAAACCGTAAAAGCGGCGGTATTGCCCAAATTGTCTGCCAATGCAGGGGTAAAGTACATCCATGCCGGTGCGGCTTTTATTCCGGAGAGCGGAAGTTTTATCTCCCCGTTTTCAGCAGGCGCCACCCTGTCCTGGAATTTCTCCACGCTATGGACCAACAAAAACAGGCTGTCGGAAACAAGGGTACAGCAGCAGGAGACTATCATCGCCCGGGATATCTGGACAGACAAGATCCGGACAGAAGTGAACCAGGCCTACCACATCTATCTGCAGGCACTGCATAAAGTGAGCCTGTTGCAATCGGCTATCGAAGAGGCTACGGAGAACGACCGTATGCAGGCCGACCGTTACAAAAATAACGTCACCACGGTTACAGAGCGCGTGGATGCGGACACTAAACTTTACCAGGCGCTTACCGACATGGAAATCGCCCGTGCCGATACGCAGCTGGCCTGGTACCGGCTCCTGAAGACAACCGGCACCATCGCTGTTATTCATCAATAATTCAACCCAATCAATATTAAACAATGGAAGCCAATACACAACGACGGAAAAAATATATCGTGCCAACTATCCTGGTGATCGTCATCATTACAGGCAGCATTTTCGGCATACAACAATATACCTACTACCAAAGCCATGAAGACACAGACGACGCACAGGTAGATGGCGATCTGAGTGCTGTGGTAACGCGCGTTGGCGGCTACATAGACTCCATCGGATTTGAGGACAACCAGCGCGTCAGCAAAGGACAGCTGCTGGTAAAGCTCGAAGACAACGAATATCGCCTCAAACTGGCGCAGGCGCTCGCCGCCCAAAAAACGGCGGGCTCAAAGATCGGCGTGTCACAAACACAGGTCACCGCAATGGAAGCAGCAGCCCTGGGCTACAAGGCACAGGTAGACGGCGCCAAAGCAAGGCTATGGCAGGCTTCGCAGGATTACGAACGTTATGCCGCCCTGGTTAAAAGCGGCTCCGTTCCCCAACAAACCTTCGACAAAGCCAGGGCAGAACGCGATGCAGCACAAGCTGCGTGTCAATCCGCACAGGAACAATATAAAACCGCCGTTGCAAAGATTATTAACAGCCGCTCAGAACTGAACGTCGCCAATGTAGCAACAGACCAGCACCAGGCAGATGTGGATTACGCCAGGCTGCTCCTCTCCTACACGCAGATCAACGCGCCGGTTTCCGGTATTGTCACCAGGCGCCGCGTACAAATGGGGCAGTTACTGCAACCCGGACAAACACTGTTTGCCGTGGTAGATGAACACAACCTCTACGTAACGGCCAATTTCAAGGAAACCCAGATGCAGCACATACATCCGGGCCAGAAAGCGGAGATCACCGTAGACGCGTTCCCCCAGGAACCGGTGCAGGGCATGGTGTACAACTACGCAGGCACAACAGGCGCAAAGATGTCGCTGCTACCGCCTGACAATGCCACGGGCAACTTTGTGAAAGTAGTACAGCGGATTCCCGTAAAAATAAAAATCGACGCCTCCCCGGAATTCCTGAAGAAGATACGGCCGGGTATGAACGTAGAGG encodes:
- a CDS encoding TolC family protein is translated as MILTKLIHKAWLLYMAAGMGVVSVHAQPRILTVDQAISMALSNSHVLKLDQAKVDLAISKYNQAKDMSLPAGSASATFSHAEIPAHRINLGSLDWTLPERADSYVGSASLTETIFDGFKLKYARQSTRLLAEIAKTDVSLHKEEVIYTAVQMYFNLYKIVRSRQIVQQNIIAIDSLICQAEQFYRHGVVTKNDVLRFKLQKSAAAIMASDLEANRSVACYNMAVLLGLPEDSDFQPALTVPEKDAAASLHQYLDIALSERKELQQNSLQSQADQLSYKTVKAAVLPKLSANAGVKYIHAGAAFIPESGSFISPFSAGATLSWNFSTLWTNKNRLSETRVQQQETIIARDIWTDKIRTEVNQAYHIYLQALHKVSLLQSAIEEATENDRMQADRYKNNVTTVTERVDADTKLYQALTDMEIARADTQLAWYRLLKTTGTIAVIHQ
- a CDS encoding HlyD family secretion protein, translated to MEANTQRRKKYIVPTILVIVIITGSIFGIQQYTYYQSHEDTDDAQVDGDLSAVVTRVGGYIDSIGFEDNQRVSKGQLLVKLEDNEYRLKLAQALAAQKTAGSKIGVSQTQVTAMEAAALGYKAQVDGAKARLWQASQDYERYAALVKSGSVPQQTFDKARAERDAAQAACQSAQEQYKTAVAKIINSRSELNVANVATDQHQADVDYARLLLSYTQINAPVSGIVTRRRVQMGQLLQPGQTLFAVVDEHNLYVTANFKETQMQHIHPGQKAEITVDAFPQEPVQGMVYNYAGTTGAKMSLLPPDNATGNFVKVVQRIPVKIKIDASPEFLKKIRPGMNVEVSVFTK